In one window of Tenacibaculum mesophilum DNA:
- a CDS encoding proline racemase family protein — translation MNRSKTYKNIIQKTTFTIPKDWIQIETIDMHTGGEPLRVIIKGFPDLEGKSVLDYRRFCKENYDYLRTALMFEPRGHADMYGCILLPPNDDEGDFGIIFLHNEGYSTMCGHAIIAISTLAIHMKWIEVVEGENILKIDAPCGRIVSYTEVKNNEVIGVKFHCVPSFVVGLDRTVNVKGLGEVTYDLAYGGAFYAYVDMCKNNFDFDLSARNYRNLINAGMAIKNEVMLQDKEILHPFEDDLSFLYGTIFIDNTKQMSGNDSKNVCVFAEGEVDRCPTGSGVSGRMAIHKARKEIDFNQVMSIESITGSTFKGSVISEENYGAFKAVIPQVEGTAYITAVQTFIIDPKDPMKKGFILR, via the coding sequence ATGAATAGGAGTAAAACATATAAAAATATTATACAAAAAACAACATTTACTATTCCCAAAGATTGGATACAGATAGAAACTATCGACATGCATACTGGGGGAGAACCGTTACGAGTAATAATAAAAGGATTTCCAGACTTAGAAGGGAAATCAGTTTTAGATTATAGACGATTTTGTAAAGAAAATTATGATTATTTACGAACAGCTTTAATGTTTGAACCAAGAGGACATGCAGATATGTATGGATGTATTTTATTGCCTCCAAATGATGATGAAGGAGATTTTGGTATTATTTTTTTGCATAATGAAGGGTACTCAACTATGTGTGGTCATGCCATTATTGCAATCTCTACTCTTGCAATACACATGAAATGGATAGAGGTTGTAGAAGGAGAGAATATATTGAAAATAGATGCCCCTTGTGGTAGAATTGTTTCTTATACAGAGGTGAAAAACAATGAAGTAATAGGTGTAAAATTTCATTGTGTACCTAGTTTTGTTGTTGGCTTAGACCGTACAGTAAATGTAAAAGGGCTAGGAGAAGTTACATATGATTTAGCTTATGGTGGAGCTTTTTATGCATATGTAGACATGTGTAAAAATAATTTTGATTTTGATTTATCTGCAAGAAACTATAGAAATTTAATAAACGCAGGAATGGCTATTAAAAATGAAGTAATGTTGCAAGACAAAGAAATTTTACATCCTTTTGAGGATGATTTAAGCTTTTTATACGGAACTATATTTATTGATAATACTAAACAAATGTCTGGTAATGATAGTAAAAATGTATGTGTTTTTGCAGAAGGAGAAGTAGATAGATGCCCTACAGGATCAGGTGTTTCAGGGCGAATGGCAATTCACAAAGCAAGGAAAGAAATAGATTTTAATCAAGTAATGAGTATTGAAAGTATTACAGGTTCTACTTTCAAAGGTTCTGTAATCTCCGAAGAAAATTATGGAGCATTTAAAGCTGTAATTCCTCAAGTTGAGGGAACCGCATATATAACAGCCGTACAAACTTTTATAATAGACCCAAAAGATCCAATGAAAAAAGGGTTTATACTTCGATAA
- a CDS encoding aminopeptidase P family protein — translation MVNERLKALRDFMSIQKIDAFIIPSTDPHQSEYVADHWKLREYFSGFTGSAGTLIVTKDRAALWTDSRYFLQFEEECKTSEVQLHKQSIPHAPEHVAWLCNLLNTETCIGLDFRLFSISQINYLTSHTTLKNIQLKNQPNFAKNIWINRPSLPNTPIYHHSIKYSGASTLSKIRKIQERLKDKNVDFYFFSSLDEIAWLFNIRSSDVDYTPLVTAYALIGKQDIYFFCDKKRFTPPVINDFDANNVFIKNYDEVITYLSEITYNKKTIVDFSTLNYESFVNLKGTLISEKSYAKTLKSVKNITEIEGSKKCMIKDGVALTKFFIWLEKKLCKNVVSEYEIGQKLNYFRQQQDLYKGESFATIVGYKKNGAIIHYTATKDNCLLVKNENILLLDSGAQYEDGTTDITRTIWLGGTPCKKITTAYTAVLKGYIGLEQLVFPRGTTGVQLDAFARAPLWKNGLDYPHGTGHGIGSFGMVHEPDQGFASTTVTERGTSSHFENQLTTIEPGLYISGEFGIRIENIVLSKIQKTSSFGIFLEFEPLTLCYIDTTLINANLLTIDEKNWLNAYHSKVYQTLSPFLTKEENIWLAKKCTKIN, via the coding sequence ATGGTTAATGAAAGATTAAAAGCTTTACGTGACTTCATGTCTATTCAAAAGATTGATGCTTTTATAATTCCTTCAACTGACCCTCATCAATCGGAATATGTGGCTGATCATTGGAAACTTCGTGAATACTTTTCTGGTTTCACAGGGTCTGCTGGAACTCTAATTGTCACAAAAGATAGAGCTGCTTTATGGACTGATTCTCGATATTTTTTACAGTTTGAAGAAGAGTGCAAAACTTCTGAAGTACAACTACATAAACAATCTATTCCTCATGCTCCAGAACATGTAGCTTGGTTATGTAATTTACTGAATACAGAAACTTGTATTGGCTTAGACTTTAGGTTGTTTTCCATATCACAAATAAATTATTTAACATCACATACAACTTTAAAAAACATACAACTTAAAAATCAACCTAATTTTGCAAAAAATATATGGATAAATAGGCCTAGTTTACCTAATACACCTATTTACCATCATTCAATTAAATACAGTGGAGCTTCAACTTTATCTAAAATTAGAAAAATTCAGGAAAGGTTAAAAGATAAAAATGTAGATTTTTATTTCTTCTCATCATTAGATGAGATTGCCTGGTTATTTAACATTCGTTCTAGTGATGTCGACTATACCCCTTTGGTTACAGCTTATGCTCTTATAGGTAAACAAGATATTTATTTTTTTTGTGATAAAAAGAGATTTACACCCCCGGTTATTAATGATTTTGACGCTAATAATGTTTTTATAAAAAACTATGATGAAGTCATAACTTATCTGTCTGAAATAACTTATAATAAAAAAACCATTGTTGACTTTTCTACTTTAAATTATGAGTCTTTTGTTAATTTAAAAGGAACCCTTATTTCTGAAAAATCTTATGCTAAAACTCTTAAATCAGTTAAAAATATTACTGAGATTGAAGGTTCCAAAAAGTGTATGATCAAAGATGGAGTTGCTTTAACTAAGTTTTTTATTTGGCTTGAAAAAAAACTCTGTAAAAATGTTGTTTCTGAATATGAAATAGGACAAAAACTTAATTATTTTAGGCAACAACAAGATTTATATAAAGGTGAGTCATTTGCTACAATTGTAGGCTATAAAAAAAATGGAGCCATCATTCACTACACTGCTACTAAAGACAATTGTTTGCTTGTAAAAAATGAAAATATTTTATTGTTAGATAGTGGTGCCCAATATGAAGATGGAACTACTGATATTACCAGAACTATTTGGCTTGGAGGCACACCTTGTAAAAAAATAACAACAGCATACACAGCTGTTCTAAAAGGTTATATTGGACTTGAACAACTTGTTTTTCCTAGAGGAACAACAGGAGTACAATTAGATGCTTTTGCTAGAGCTCCATTATGGAAAAATGGATTAGATTACCCACATGGAACAGGACATGGTATTGGTAGTTTTGGTATGGTACACGAACCTGACCAAGGATTTGCTAGCACTACAGTAACTGAAAGAGGTACAAGTTCACATTTTGAAAACCAACTAACAACTATTGAACCAGGATTATATATTTCTGGAGAATTCGGTATTAGGATAGAAAATATAGTTCTTTCAAAAATACAAAAAACTTCTAGTTTTGGTATTTTTTTAGAGTTTGAACCACTAACACTATGCTATATTGATACCACATTAATTAATGCAAACTTACTTACTATTGATGAAAAAAACTGGTTAAATGCTTACCATAGTAAAGTTTACCAAACACTTTCTCCTTTCTTAACTAAAGAAGAAAATATTTGGCTAGCTAAAAAATGCACAAAAATTAATTAA
- a CDS encoding NAD(P)/FAD-dependent oxidoreductase, with product MKDCIIIGGGIIGLSTAYFLQKEGHKVTVIDKSNFSSGASYVNAGIITPSHIISLAAPGIINKGIKWMFSSTSPFSIKPQLDYDFFQWAWLFKKSATHKKVSTSIPIIKNINVFSKELYEEIKTSNDFDFHYQHKGLLMHYKTDKMGEEEWNIGKLGIKEGLKVEHLTKEQTQKLEPNIKLNIKGSIYYHSDAHMTPNEYMNQLKLYLTQNNVTFLANEQVTDFHIKNNKIQYINTLNDTITADEFILATGSWTQRIAKKLGINIPIQAGKGYRVNVKENTGITIPAILTEAKVAVTPMNGFTRFGGTMEIAGINNKINLKRVHTITQAAKQYYDNLQITKKDIDNVESGLRPCSPDGLPYIGKLSKIKNVTVATGHAMMGWSLGPATGKLVSEIISNKKTSLDIKPFNIERFS from the coding sequence TTGAAAGATTGTATTATAATTGGTGGAGGAATTATAGGTTTATCTACTGCGTATTTCCTTCAAAAAGAAGGTCATAAAGTAACTGTTATAGATAAATCTAACTTTTCTTCGGGTGCTTCCTATGTTAATGCAGGTATTATAACACCTAGTCATATTATTTCACTAGCCGCACCAGGCATTATTAATAAAGGTATTAAATGGATGTTTAGCTCTACAAGTCCTTTTTCTATTAAACCTCAGCTAGATTATGACTTTTTTCAATGGGCATGGTTATTTAAAAAATCTGCTACACATAAAAAAGTTTCAACTTCTATTCCTATTATCAAAAATATTAATGTATTTAGTAAAGAGCTTTATGAGGAAATTAAAACTTCTAATGATTTTGATTTTCATTATCAACATAAAGGTTTATTAATGCATTATAAAACTGATAAAATGGGGGAAGAAGAGTGGAATATAGGAAAATTAGGCATAAAAGAAGGGTTAAAAGTAGAACATTTAACTAAAGAACAAACTCAAAAATTAGAGCCTAATATTAAACTAAATATTAAAGGTTCTATCTACTATCATTCAGATGCTCACATGACACCTAATGAGTACATGAACCAGTTAAAGCTATATTTAACACAAAATAATGTAACTTTTTTAGCTAACGAACAGGTTACTGATTTTCATATCAAAAACAATAAAATACAATATATCAATACTCTTAATGATACAATTACTGCAGATGAATTTATATTAGCAACTGGCTCATGGACACAAAGAATAGCTAAAAAACTTGGTATTAATATTCCTATTCAAGCAGGTAAAGGCTATCGGGTTAATGTAAAAGAGAATACGGGTATTACAATTCCTGCTATATTAACTGAGGCAAAAGTAGCTGTAACACCTATGAATGGTTTTACTCGTTTTGGTGGCACCATGGAAATTGCTGGTATTAACAATAAAATAAACCTAAAAAGAGTACATACAATTACTCAAGCCGCTAAACAATATTACGACAATTTACAAATTACAAAAAAAGACATTGATAATGTAGAGAGCGGACTCAGACCTTGCTCTCCAGATGGGTTACCATATATTGGTAAACTCTCAAAAATTAAAAATGTGACAGTAGCTACTGGTCATGCGATGATGGGATGGAGTCTAGGTCCAGCAACGGGTAAATTAGTTTCTGAAATCATAAGTAATAAAAAAACAAGTTTAGATATAAAACCGTTTAACATTGAACGTTTTTCTTAA
- a CDS encoding 4-hydroxyproline epimerase, with the protein MKKTFFCVDAHTCGNPVRVVAGGGPNLIGANMSEKRQHFLREYDWIRKGLMFEPRGHDMMSGSILFPPHNPKNDFAILFIETSGCLPMCGHGTIGTITIAIEEGLVTPKVPGKIRMEAPAGLVEIEYQQTGKKVDWVRLTNVKSYLAAEELTVDCPDLGEITFDVAYGGNYYAIVDPQKNFSGVHNFTASKIIQYSQVVRNRINEKYPDMFIHPENKTIRDVTHMLWTGDPINPSSSGRNAVFYGDKAIDRSPCGTGTSARLAQLFTKGKLQIEEDFIHESFIGSKFIGRVEKETTLNGKPAIIPSIQGWAKVYGYNNIIIDDKDDPYAYGFQVI; encoded by the coding sequence ATGAAAAAAACTTTTTTTTGTGTAGATGCACACACTTGTGGTAATCCTGTGAGAGTTGTTGCAGGAGGTGGTCCTAACTTAATAGGAGCCAACATGAGCGAAAAACGTCAACACTTCCTTAGAGAGTATGATTGGATTCGTAAAGGTTTAATGTTTGAACCTCGTGGTCATGATATGATGAGTGGCTCAATCTTGTTCCCTCCTCACAACCCAAAAAATGATTTTGCTATTTTATTTATTGAAACTTCTGGATGTTTACCTATGTGTGGTCACGGAACAATTGGAACAATCACTATAGCAATTGAAGAAGGCTTAGTTACACCTAAAGTTCCAGGAAAGATTAGAATGGAAGCTCCTGCTGGCTTAGTTGAAATTGAATATCAGCAAACCGGAAAAAAAGTAGATTGGGTTCGTTTGACAAATGTAAAAAGTTATTTAGCAGCTGAAGAACTCACAGTAGATTGTCCAGATTTAGGAGAAATTACTTTCGATGTAGCTTATGGTGGAAATTATTATGCAATTGTAGATCCTCAAAAAAACTTTTCGGGTGTACACAATTTTACAGCATCTAAAATTATTCAATACTCTCAAGTTGTTCGAAATCGAATAAATGAAAAATATCCTGACATGTTTATTCATCCAGAGAATAAAACTATTAGAGACGTTACACATATGCTATGGACAGGTGATCCAATAAACCCAAGCTCATCAGGAAGAAATGCTGTATTTTATGGTGATAAAGCAATTGACAGAAGCCCTTGTGGTACTGGTACATCTGCTAGATTAGCTCAATTATTTACAAAGGGAAAATTACAAATTGAAGAAGACTTTATACATGAGAGCTTTATAGGTAGTAAGTTTATTGGTCGTGTAGAAAAAGAAACAACTTTAAATGGTAAACCAGCTATTATTCCCAGTATACAAGGATGGGCAAAAGTATATGGGTATAATAACATTATAATAGATGATAAAGATGACCCATATGCTTATGGTTTTCAAGTTATTTAA
- a CDS encoding aldehyde dehydrogenase (NADP(+)): MITGKNYIGNQLSNLGSTTYKTFNPELNQENEYIFTEATPEEINNAVDLATTAFKEYQTISGKRKAEFLNAIADEILALGTKLIQTYCAESGLPEGRAKGERGRTVFQLRSFADLVEEGSWVEATIDTAIPDREPSPKSDLRKMNIPLGPVVVFGASNFPLAYSTAGGDTAAALAAGCPVIVKSHPMHAGTGELIASAIIKAAEKTEMPNGVFSNLNSSGIEVGQQLVAHPKVKAVGFTGSIRGGRALLDLAAKREEPIPVFAEMGSINPVIMLPKALQNKAKSIASTYANSITLGTGQFCTNPGLILGIESDSLDNFINSLAKKIVEINPTCMLHPNIVGAYESNKSKAIAQEGLTVVTNYKEETQANYASQIVTTVKGKTFLDNPTLHQEVFGPYSIVVQCKNEKQLEEIISSLEGQLTGTVISDDNEVANYPTIVSALQNRVGRIIFNGVPTGVEVCPSMVHGGPYPASTDSRFTAVGINSIKRWVRPFSYQDWPNYLLPQELKNENPLYILRSVNGTLTKEKIV; this comes from the coding sequence ATGATTACAGGAAAAAACTATATAGGAAATCAGTTATCGAATTTAGGAAGTACAACTTACAAAACATTTAACCCTGAATTAAACCAGGAAAATGAATATATTTTTACCGAAGCGACTCCAGAAGAGATTAATAATGCTGTCGATTTAGCTACAACAGCGTTTAAAGAATACCAAACTATTTCTGGTAAAAGAAAAGCTGAATTTTTAAATGCTATTGCTGATGAAATTTTAGCCTTAGGTACTAAATTGATACAAACATATTGTGCTGAATCTGGATTACCAGAAGGTCGTGCAAAAGGAGAACGAGGAAGAACTGTATTTCAATTACGCTCTTTCGCTGATTTAGTTGAAGAGGGCTCATGGGTAGAGGCTACTATCGACACTGCAATTCCTGATAGAGAACCAAGTCCTAAATCAGATTTACGTAAAATGAATATTCCTTTAGGTCCTGTAGTTGTTTTTGGCGCAAGTAATTTTCCTCTTGCCTATTCTACAGCAGGTGGAGATACTGCAGCTGCTTTAGCCGCTGGTTGTCCTGTGATAGTTAAGTCGCACCCAATGCATGCAGGTACGGGTGAACTTATAGCTTCAGCAATTATTAAAGCTGCTGAAAAAACTGAAATGCCTAACGGTGTTTTTTCTAACTTAAACTCTAGTGGTATTGAAGTAGGTCAGCAATTAGTAGCTCACCCTAAAGTAAAAGCTGTTGGCTTTACAGGTAGTATCCGCGGAGGAAGAGCTTTATTAGATTTAGCTGCAAAACGAGAGGAGCCGATTCCTGTATTTGCTGAAATGGGAAGTATTAACCCAGTTATTATGCTTCCAAAAGCTTTACAAAATAAAGCCAAAAGCATAGCAAGTACTTATGCCAATTCTATTACGTTAGGTACAGGACAATTTTGTACGAATCCTGGATTGATCTTAGGAATAGAAAGCGATAGTTTAGATAATTTTATTAATTCTTTAGCTAAAAAAATTGTAGAAATAAATCCAACTTGTATGCTACATCCAAACATTGTTGGAGCATACGAGAGTAACAAATCTAAAGCTATTGCTCAAGAAGGATTAACTGTAGTTACTAACTATAAAGAGGAAACACAAGCCAACTATGCTTCTCAAATAGTTACAACTGTTAAAGGAAAAACATTTTTAGACAATCCTACTTTACACCAAGAAGTATTTGGCCCATATTCTATTGTGGTTCAATGTAAAAACGAAAAACAGTTAGAAGAAATAATTTCGAGCTTAGAAGGGCAACTTACAGGAACAGTTATTTCAGATGATAATGAAGTAGCTAACTACCCTACTATAGTTTCAGCTTTACAAAACAGGGTTGGAAGAATTATTTTTAACGGTGTTCCTACTGGTGTAGAAGTTTGTCCATCAATGGTTCACGGAGGTCCATACCCTGCATCAACAGACAGCAGATTCACAGCAGTAGGAATCAACTCTATTAAACGTTGGGTACGTCCATTTAGCTATCAAGACTGGCCTAATTATCTGCTTCCTCAAGAACTAAAAAACGAAAACCCTTTATATATTTTACGTTCTGTTAACGGTACATTAACAAAAGAGAAAATAGTATAA
- a CDS encoding dihydrodipicolinate synthase family protein has product MSINWNGVMPAVTTKFTNDDALDLNMFEVNIKAQLDAGVHGIVLGGTLGEASTLSDDEKRILTQTTVKLVNNKVPVLINIAEQTTKAAIEAAQKAEEDGAKGLMMLPPMRYKSGDRETVEYFKAVAKNTSLPIMVYNNPVDYKIEVTLDMFEELLKHDNIEAVKESTRDISNVTRIKNRFGNRLKIMTGVDTIALESLLMGADGWIAGLVCAFPKETVAIYELQKAGRIQEALEIYRWFLPLLELDINPKLVQNIKLAEVATGIGTENVRAPRLPLIGEERKHVLSVIETGLKNRPTLPNYKTLATH; this is encoded by the coding sequence ATGAGTATAAATTGGAACGGTGTAATGCCAGCAGTAACTACAAAGTTTACAAATGATGATGCCCTAGACTTAAACATGTTTGAAGTGAACATAAAAGCACAATTAGATGCTGGTGTACACGGCATAGTATTAGGCGGTACGCTAGGAGAAGCTAGTACTTTATCTGATGATGAAAAAAGGATATTAACCCAAACTACCGTAAAGCTTGTTAATAATAAAGTGCCTGTATTAATTAACATAGCTGAACAAACTACAAAAGCAGCCATAGAAGCAGCTCAAAAAGCTGAAGAAGATGGGGCAAAGGGTTTAATGATGCTTCCTCCCATGAGATACAAGTCTGGGGACAGAGAAACAGTAGAATACTTTAAAGCTGTAGCAAAAAACACTTCACTTCCAATTATGGTTTATAACAATCCTGTTGATTATAAGATTGAGGTTACACTAGATATGTTTGAAGAATTATTAAAACATGATAATATTGAAGCTGTAAAAGAGTCTACAAGAGACATTTCTAATGTAACTAGAATTAAGAACCGTTTTGGTAATCGATTAAAGATAATGACTGGTGTAGACACAATAGCTCTGGAAAGTTTATTAATGGGTGCTGATGGTTGGATTGCTGGTCTTGTTTGTGCTTTTCCTAAAGAAACAGTAGCTATTTATGAACTACAAAAAGCGGGGCGTATACAAGAAGCTTTAGAAATTTATCGTTGGTTTTTACCGTTGTTGGAATTAGATATAAACCCTAAATTAGTGCAAAACATTAAACTAGCAGAAGTAGCTACAGGTATCGGTACTGAAAACGTAAGAGCACCAAGGCTACCATTAATTGGTGAAGAGCGTAAACACGTTTTAAGCGTAATAGAAACAGGCTTAAAAAACAGACCAACTTTACCCAATTATAAAACTTTAGCTACTCACTAA
- a CDS encoding AraC family transcriptional regulator yields MKVLPFKIPKTHNIGLIYQEDKEQFFYDKFHQHEEIQLCVIVKGEGTLIVGDTVNKYSSGDVLVIGGNLPHVFKSDASVIKESFMISLFFTKESFGKSFFQLDDFKELIPFFEKSISGFKLLNNKKKVIRILLSLQKSSNLNRFIGLLRVLKILVDSDTIELASFIYPKRYTDNEGKRMRDVMDFTINNFEKNIDLYEIAEKANMTPNAFCRYFKQRTNKTYFTFLNELRVENACKLLVSDKSLPISSIAYKSGFNNLSNFNRKFKEVKGISPSIFRHKNI; encoded by the coding sequence ATGAAAGTTTTACCCTTTAAAATACCAAAAACTCATAATATTGGTTTGATCTATCAGGAGGATAAAGAACAATTCTTTTATGATAAATTCCATCAGCATGAGGAAATACAATTATGTGTAATAGTGAAGGGAGAGGGAACTTTAATTGTTGGTGATACTGTTAATAAATATTCATCTGGAGATGTCTTAGTTATAGGAGGTAATTTACCACATGTTTTTAAAAGTGATGCTTCCGTTATTAAAGAGTCTTTTATGATTTCCCTTTTTTTTACAAAAGAATCTTTTGGGAAGAGTTTTTTCCAGTTAGATGACTTTAAAGAATTAATTCCTTTTTTTGAAAAATCTATATCAGGATTTAAACTCTTAAATAACAAAAAAAAAGTTATAAGAATTTTATTAAGTTTACAAAAATCAAGTAATCTTAATCGTTTCATAGGTTTACTAAGAGTTTTAAAAATTTTAGTTGATTCTGATACAATAGAGCTTGCTAGCTTTATCTACCCTAAAAGATATACAGATAATGAAGGAAAAAGAATGCGTGATGTAATGGATTTTACAATAAATAATTTTGAAAAAAATATAGATTTATATGAAATAGCAGAAAAAGCAAATATGACTCCCAATGCTTTCTGCAGATATTTCAAACAAAGAACAAATAAAACGTACTTTACTTTTTTAAATGAATTGCGTGTAGAGAATGCTTGTAAATTATTAGTGTCAGACAAAAGCCTTCCAATTAGCTCAATAGCATATAAATCAGGATTCAATAATTTATCTAATTTTAATAGAAAATTTAAAGAAGTTAAAGGAATAAGCCCTTCAATTTTTAGACATAAAAATATATAA
- a CDS encoding PorP/SprF family type IX secretion system membrane protein has protein sequence MKRVIVSVFFLLLSLVYNVSAQETLPIYADYLSDNVYLLHPAAAGIGDCGKIRLTARQQWLGVDDAPALQTASFHTKLGEYSNTGVGVILFNDKNGYHSQKGVQGTYAYHIDMGNENLFNQLSFGLSFSVVQNERDQRAFINDPTVSQVIESDFYFNADFGMAYHKNGLSSYFTIKNIFLSAKNNLNPDFESYNLRNYILGGGYFFGDKEKLQFEPSLMFQYKEQTKEKIADINFKVYKTLNTTQIWAALSYRKSFGGNVFGDSQYVTPIVGVNYKKWMFAYTYTQQTGDVVFSNGGFHQLSLGVNLFCTKRRAAACPNINGSFTY, from the coding sequence ATGAAGAGGGTAATTGTTTCTGTTTTTTTTTTATTATTAAGTTTAGTTTACAATGTTTCAGCACAGGAAACATTACCAATTTATGCTGATTATTTGTCAGATAATGTATATTTATTACATCCTGCAGCTGCAGGTATAGGAGATTGTGGGAAAATAAGATTAACAGCACGTCAACAATGGTTAGGGGTTGATGATGCTCCTGCTTTACAAACAGCAAGTTTTCATACAAAGCTAGGAGAATACTCTAACACAGGAGTTGGAGTAATTCTTTTTAATGATAAAAATGGATATCATTCACAAAAGGGAGTTCAAGGTACCTATGCTTATCATATAGATATGGGAAATGAAAACCTTTTTAATCAGTTATCTTTTGGATTGTCTTTTTCTGTGGTTCAGAATGAAAGAGATCAAAGGGCTTTTATAAACGATCCTACAGTAAGTCAGGTTATAGAAAGTGATTTTTATTTTAATGCTGATTTCGGAATGGCATATCATAAAAATGGGCTGTCATCTTATTTTACTATAAAAAATATTTTCTTATCAGCAAAAAACAATTTAAACCCAGATTTTGAATCATATAATCTTAGAAATTATATTCTTGGAGGAGGATACTTTTTTGGTGATAAAGAAAAGTTACAATTTGAGCCCTCATTAATGTTTCAATACAAAGAACAGACTAAAGAAAAAATAGCAGACATAAATTTTAAAGTATACAAAACACTAAATACAACTCAAATATGGGCTGCCTTATCTTATAGAAAGAGCTTTGGAGGAAATGTCTTTGGAGATTCACAATACGTAACTCCAATAGTTGGAGTTAATTATAAAAAATGGATGTTTGCTTATACTTATACACAGCAAACAGGTGATGTAGTATTTTCAAATGGAGGTTTTCATCAATTATCATTAGGTGTAAATCTATTCTGTACTAAAAGAAGAGCAGCTGCGTGTCCTAATATTAATGGAAGTTTTACGTATTAA
- the murI gene encoding glutamate racemase — MITQQPIGIFDSGIGGTSIWKEIHQLLPKENTIYLSDSKNAPYGQKSTQEIVNLSIKNTEFLIDKGAKIIVVACNTATTNAIEYLRANYKIPFIGIEPAIKPASLQTQTGTIGILATKGTLNSALFEKTTSSLNDQINIIEQVGEGLVELIENGNIYSNKMTLLLKKYLTPMLDKKCDYIVLGCTHYPYLLPQIQKITGENVKIIDSGEAVARQVKNVLLQQNLLNNSNEVTENTFYINKEADVLKSMLKDYKNSTIKFLNF; from the coding sequence ATGATTACACAACAACCTATTGGTATTTTTGATTCTGGTATTGGAGGTACATCTATTTGGAAAGAAATCCATCAGCTTCTGCCAAAAGAAAACACTATTTATTTATCAGATAGTAAAAATGCTCCATATGGTCAAAAATCAACACAAGAAATAGTTAATTTATCAATAAAAAATACTGAATTTTTAATTGATAAAGGAGCCAAAATTATAGTTGTTGCTTGTAATACAGCTACTACTAATGCCATTGAATATCTAAGAGCTAATTATAAAATACCTTTTATTGGTATAGAACCTGCTATAAAACCAGCTTCATTACAAACTCAAACGGGTACTATTGGTATATTGGCTACTAAGGGAACCTTAAATAGTGCTTTGTTTGAAAAAACAACCTCAAGTTTAAATGATCAAATTAATATTATTGAACAAGTAGGAGAAGGATTAGTTGAACTTATAGAAAATGGAAACATCTATTCTAATAAGATGACTTTATTATTAAAAAAGTACCTAACACCAATGCTAGATAAAAAATGTGACTATATTGTTTTAGGCTGTACTCACTATCCTTATTTATTACCTCAAATACAAAAAATTACGGGTGAAAATGTAAAGATTATTGACTCTGGCGAAGCTGTAGCCAGACAAGTTAAAAATGTTTTACTTCAACAAAATTTACTAAATAATAGTAATGAAGTTACCGAAAACACATTTTATATTAACAAAGAGGCTGATGTTTTAAAATCAATGTTGAAAGACTATAAAAATAGTACAATAAAATTCTTAAATTTTTAA
- a CDS encoding OmpH family outer membrane protein: protein MKHLKTLLLVAIFTVGLGGVANAQKTAHINTDKLLAEMPATKAMKAELEKLNKTYRDDIETMYKKLEAKMKKYEAEGKSQTQEVNQKRAVEVQQERLRISQAEQAAGKEMQKKYQEKTIPILKKAEDAIKAVASEKGIIYVFDAAPGKGLIVYDKGEDIYDAVRAKLGF, encoded by the coding sequence ATGAAACATTTAAAAACGTTATTATTAGTTGCAATTTTTACGGTTGGATTAGGTGGTGTGGCGAATGCACAGAAAACTGCACATATTAACACTGATAAATTATTAGCTGAAATGCCTGCTACAAAAGCTATGAAAGCAGAACTAGAAAAGCTAAACAAAACATATCGTGATGACATTGAAACAATGTATAAGAAACTTGAGGCTAAAATGAAGAAATATGAAGCTGAAGGTAAAAGTCAAACACAAGAGGTAAACCAAAAAAGAGCTGTTGAAGTTCAACAAGAAAGATTAAGAATTAGCCAAGCTGAACAAGCTGCTGGTAAAGAAATGCAAAAGAAATATCAAGAAAAAACTATTCCTATTTTAAAGAAAGCTGAAGATGCTATTAAAGCTGTTGCTTCTGAAAAAGGAATTATATACGTTTTCGATGCTGCACCAGGTAAAGGTTTAATCGTTTACGACAAAGGAGAAGATATTTATGATGCTGTAAGAGCTAAATTAGGATTCTAA